From Hippoglossus stenolepis isolate QCI-W04-F060 chromosome 6, HSTE1.2, whole genome shotgun sequence, a single genomic window includes:
- the LOC118110661 gene encoding keratin, type I cytoskeletal 18, which yields MEHQIKRKTVHSFEGHPTHRMYAHSVIGGAGGRGTSISTATYGTRVGSFGSGYDYNPLISAFTGADLAIASEKTTMQHLNDRLAIYLEKVRNLEKANSKLEIKIREANEERGLLSGKDYSKYKPIIEDLRAKILERIKENTHLAISFDNARMASDDFRTKMEYELSMHLIVEADIARLRKILDDTNVTCLHLESDIESLREEKIHMEKNHEIEVAELLAQKNQFAVNVDVDAPKGQDLARVMEEMRAKYESIGLKNQEEAKAWHESQIKEIKVQVTENTAALNDATTTLTNTRRKYQTLDIELQSALNTNATQVATLRDINVHNNIEVEKYNKVILMLQEELTKIRTNIQNEKRDYENLLNIKMKLEAEIAEYRRLLEGGPPLRLEDAVDLKKIKTQVVTITQTLVDGKVVSEDKNVKSTESTVS from the exons ATGGAGCACCAGATTAAACGCAAGACTGTTCACAGTTTTGAAGGCCATCCAACACATCGCATGTATGCCCACAGTGTCATCGGAGGTGCGGGCGGCCGTGGGACCAGTATCTCCACCGCCACCTATGGCACGCGAGTTGGCAGCTTTGGCAGTGGGTATGACTACAACCCCTTGATCTCTGCGTTCACTGGTGCAGACCTGGCCATCGCAAGTGAGAAGACAACCATGCAGCACCTGAACGACCGGCTGGCCATCTACCTGGAGAAAGTCAGGAATCTGGAAAAGGCCAACAGCAAGCTGGAGATCAAAATCAGGGAAGCCAATGAAGAAAGAGGCCTTTTGAGTGGGAAGGACTACAGCAAGTACAAACCCATCATTGAAGATCTGAGAGCCAAG ATATTAGAAAGGATCAAGGAGAACACACATCTCGCCATCTCCTTTGACAATGCACGCATGGCCTCAGACGACTTCAGAACCAA GATGGAGTACGAGCTGTCCATGCATCTTATAGTGGAGGCTGATATTGCCAGACTGAGGAAGATTCTGGACGACACCAACGTCACTTGTCTGCACCTGGAGAGCGACATTGAGTCtctgagagaagagaagattcACATGGAGAAGAATCATGAGATT GAGGTCGCTGAATTGCTCGCCCAGAAAAACCAATTTGCCGTCAACGTCGATGTTGACGCTCCTAAAGGACAAGACCTGGCCAGGGTcatggaggagatgagggcTAAGTACGAGAGTATAGGACTGAAGAACCAAGAGGAGGCCAAAGCGTGGCATGAATCTCAG ATTAAGGAGATAAAGGTCCAAGTGactgagaacacagcagctctgaatGATGCCACGACAACACTGACTAATACCCGGAGGAAATATCAGACACTGGATATTGAACTGCAGTCTGCACTTAATACG AATGCAACACAGGTGGCCACTCTCCGTGACATTAACGTTCATAACAACATTGAGGTGGAGAAGTACAACAAAGTCATCCtgatgctgcaggaggagctgactAAGATCCGCACAAACATccagaatgaaaaaagagattACGAAAACCTGctcaacattaaaatgaaactgGAGGCCGAGATTGCCGAGTACAGAAGGTTGCTGGAAGGCGGGCCACCCTTAAG actGGAGGATGCAGTGGACCTGAAGAAGATCAAGACCCAAGTGGTGACAATCACTCAGACCCTGGTGGATGGCAAAGTGGTGTCAGAGGACAAAAACGTGAAATCTACTGAGTCAACTGTCAGTTAA